A window of Desulforegulaceae bacterium genomic DNA:
CAAATTTAATCGTACAAACCAGAATACCTGCTTTAACCACAAGGTTATAGTTCAAAAGAATGAAAAAGTTAAAAAAGGCCAGATAATTGCTGATGGTCCTTCAACTGAAAGAGGGGAACTTGGCCTAGGAAAGAATGTTACCATAGCTTTTATGCCATGGGGAGGGTATAATTTTGAGGACTCAATCCTTGTAAGTGAAAGTCTTGTAAAAGACGGGACATTTACCTCAGTTCATATTGAAGAATTTGAAGTTGTTGCAAGGGATACTAAGCTTGGCAAGGAAGAAATTACAAGGGACATTCCAAACGTAGGGGAAGAAGCCCTCAAAAATCTTGATGAAAGTGGAATTATAAAGCTTGGTTCTCCAGTTGTTTCAGGTGATATTCTTGTTGGAAAGGTAACTCCAAAAGGTGAAACCCAGCTTTCACCGGAAGAAAAGCTTTTAAGGGCAATTTTTGGAGAAAAAGCCGGAGATGTAAAAGATACTTCACTTAAGATTCCTCCTGGGGTTGAAGGGGTTGTTATTGATGCCAAGGTTTTTTCAAGAAGAGGAGTTGACAAGGATCAGCGCACAAGGAAAATTGAAGATAAAGAAATAGCAGTTCTTGAGAAAAACAGGGATGATAAAATAAGTGTAATCGAGGTTGCAGCCAAGGAAAGGCTGATAGAGATTACCCAAAACCTTGAGGCAGGTGCCAACCTTGTCAAGAATAAAAATACCTTAATAAAAAAGGGTGAGCCAGTCTCTTCTGACTTTATTAATAAATTCAGCCTTGAAGAACTTGAAGGGATAATTGTTTCAGACGATGAAGCAACCGAAAGAATTGATTCTTTAATTGAGCTTGCAAAAAACGAAATTGTTTTAGCAAAAAAAGAGTTTGATGATCAGGTAAGTCATTTTGAAAAAGGAGACGATCTTCCTCCTGGTGTGATAAAAATGATCAAGGTTTATGTTGCCATGAAAAGAGTCTTATCAGTTGGTGACAAAATGGCTGGTCGACATGGGAACAAAGGTGTTGTTTCAAGGATTTTGCCCATTGAGGATCTTCCTTTTTTCAAAGATGGAACTCCTGTAGACATGGTTTTAAACCCCCTTGGTGTTCCTTCCCGAATGAACGTAGGGCAGATTTTGGAAATTCATCTTGGCCGTGCGGCAAGGGCCCTTGGTTATCAAATTGAAGAAATGCTTGAAATGAAAAGAGCTGATCTTTTAAGGGAAAAACTTGAAAGAATTTTTAGTGATAACCCAATAGAATTGGAAAAAATCAACCAAGCTGACGAGGAAGATATTTTTGATTTCGGCAAGGAGTTTAAAAATGGTGTCCATGTTGCGACTCCGGTTTTTGATGGTGCCTTGGAGCCGGAAATCAACTCCCTTCTCAAAGAAGGCGGTGCTTCTCCTCTTGGACAGGAGATCTTGTATGACGGAAGGACAGGGCTTCCCTTTGAAGGAGCTGTAACTGTCGGGACCATGTATATGCTTAAACTTCACCATCTGGTAGATGACAAGCTCCATGCAAGGTCAATCGGGCCTTATTCACTTGTTACTCAGCAGCCTCTTGGGGGTAAAGCTCAATTCGGGGGGCAAAGACTTGGAGAGATGGAAGTATGGGCAATGGAAGCATATGGAGCTGCCTATGCACTTCAGGAGTTTCTTACAGTCAAGTCAGACGACATGGCCGGTAGAACAAGAATGTATGAAAAAATAGTAAAAGGCCAGAATATGCTTGAACCCGGGCTTCCTGAATCTTTCAAGGTTCTGATTAAAGAACTTCAAAGCCTTGGACTTGATATGAGCCTGATTGAAAGTGACAACTAAGGAGGGTTAATAGTGGACTCAATATATGATTTTTTTGCCAAACCCACTGATCCAAAGCGTTATGAAGGTGTAAAGATTGCACTTGCATCTCCAGAAACAATAAGAGAATGGTCTAACGGCGAAATAACAAAACCTGAAACAATAAACTACAGAACATTCAAACCTGAAAGGGACGGCCTTTTTTGTGCCAAGATTTTTGGTCCTACAAAGGACTATGAATGTAACTGTGGAAAATATAAGAGAATGAAACACCGCGGAGTTGTTTGCGAAAAATGTGGTGTCGAGGTGATTCAGTCCAAGGTAAGAAGAGACAGAATGGCTCATATTGAGCTGGTAACTTCGGTTTCTCACATATGGTTTCTTAAAAGTTTACCCAGTAAAATAGGGAACCTTCTTGATATTACTTTGAAAAATCTTGAAAAAGTATTGTATTTTGACTGTTTTGTTGTCTTGGATCCTAAGGATACAGGAATGAAAAAGATGCAGCTTCTTTCAGATGAAAAATATCAGGAAGCCCTTGATCTTTATGGAGACAATTCTTTTGAGGCTGGAATTGGTGCAGAATCAGTAAAGAAATTGCTTGAAGAAATCAATCTTGAAGAAATTTATTCTGATTTAAAAGAAGAGGTTAAGCTGACCAAATCAGTTGCAAAAAAACAAAAGATTGCAAAAAGAATGAAGATTGTTGATGCTTTCAGAAGCTCAGGAGTGAATCCAGCCTGGATGATAATGGATGTTGTTCCTGTTCTTCCTCCTGATTTAAGACCTCTTGTTCCTCTTGAAGGCGGACGTTTTGCAACCTCAGATTTAAATGATCTCTACAGAAGAGTGATTAACAGAAACAACAGGCTTAAGCGTCTTGTGGAGCTTAATGCTCCTGATATTATAGTTAGAAATGAAAAAAGAATGCTTCAGGAAGCTGTTGATGTTCTTTTTGACAATGGAAGACACGGAAGGGTGGTAACCGGTTCAAATAAAAGACCTTTAAAGTCTCTTTCGGATACCTTAAAAGGAAAGCAGGGTCGGTTTCGTCAAAACCTTCTTGGAAAGCGTGTTGATTATTCAGGGCGTACAGTTATTGTTGTGGGACCTCAGCTCAGACTTCATCAATGCGGGCTTCCCAAAAAAATGGCCCTGGAACTTTTCAAACCTTTTATTTACCACCACCTTGAGCAAAAAGGCATAGTTTCAACTGTTAAGAGTGCTAAAAAAATGGTTGAAAAGGAAACTCCGGAAGTATGGGATACCCTTGAAGAGGTGGTTAATGAATACCCTGTAATGCTTAACAGAGCTCCAACTCTTCATAGACTTGGTATTCAGGCTTTTGAGCCGGTTCTTATCGAAGGAAAAGCCATAAGGCTGCATCCTCTTGTTTGTACAGCATTTAACGCAGACTTTGACGGCGATCAAATGGCAGTTCATCTTCCGCTTTCTATAGAGTCTCATATTGAAGCAAGGGTGTTGATGCTTTCCAGTAACAATATTTTGTCTCCGGCAAACGGTTCTCCTATAATTGTTCCAACCCAGGACATTGTTCTTGGTCTTTATTATCTTACTCAAAGCATTCCTGGTGATAAAGGTGAAGGCACCTTGTTTTCATCTCCTGATGAAGTAAGAATTGCTTTTGATTCAGGAAAGGTTGGAATGCATGCTTCAATAAAAGTAAGAATGAGGAATGGTGAAAAATACGATACAACTGTGGGAAGAATTCTTTTGTGGGAAGTGATTCCTGACAATAGCGTATTTTCATTTAATCACATCCAAACTGCTTCTGAAGATAAAGCTTTGCAGGCTGTGGAAAAAATTAAGAATGGTGAAATATCTTTTCTTGAATCAGCAGATAAGATTTCAGAAGGCCCCTTAAAAAAGGAAGGCCACTTTCTAGGAAAATTTTCATTAAAGGATTTTGAAAATCAATTTTCTTTTAAAGGTTCGGAAGCCATAGAAATTTTTATAAAAGATGCAGGGCAGATAGCAGGACCTTATTTTGACGGTGATAATTATCATCTTTTTGAAGTAAAAGATCGGGAAGACGGAGTTCCTTTTGAATTAGTCAATACCCAAATGAATAAAAAAACAATAAGGGAGTTAATTGACTATACCTATAGATACACCGGAACCAAAAACACTGTAATTCTGGCCGACCGACTTAAAGATCTTGGGTACGAAATGGGCACAATTGGAGGCCTTTCAATTTCAATTAATGATATGATTATCCCTGAAAGTAAATGGGATATTATAAAATCTTCTGAAGACAAAGTAGGCGAAATAAACAGGCAGTATACAGAAGGTCTTATTACCCAGGGTGAAAAGTACAACAAGGTAGTAGATATCTGGGCAAAAACAACAGATGATATTGCTGAAGCAATGATGAAATATATGGATAAACCTCCTGTAATAGATCCAGATTCTGATGATCCTGATTCAGGAAGGATGAATGCTATTTTCATGATGGCCGATTCCGGAGCAAGAGGCAGTAAAGATCAGATGAGGCAGCTTGCAGGAATGAGAGGGCTTATGGCCAAACCTTCGGGTGAAATTATTGAAACTCCTATTACAGCAAACTTTAGGGAAGGCCTTTCAGTTCTTCAGTATTTTACTTCCACCCATGGTGCAAGAAAAGGTCTTGCAGATACAGCTCTTAAAACTGCCAACTCAGGTTACCTTACAAGAAGGCTTGCTGATGTAGCCCAGGATTGCATGGTCACAGAAGATGACTGTAAGACAATGCTTGGTATTGAAGTTGAGCCGCTTACTGAGGGTGGTGAAGTGATTCAGGAGCTTGGAGAAAGAATTCTTGGAAGAGTTACCTCAGAAGATGTTCTGGATCCTTTTACTGATGAAGTTATTGTACCTGCTGGTATTGAGCTAAATGAGCTTGATGTTAAAGAAATTGATAAAGCAGGAGTTAAGAAAATAAAAATTCGCTCTGTACTTACATGCCAGGCAGATGACGGAGTTTGTGCTTCGTGTTACGGAAGGGATCTTGCACTTGGAAAAACGATTGAAGTGGGTGAAGCTGTTGGTATTCTGGCTGCTCAGTCAATTGGTGAACCTGGAACCCAGCTTACAATGAGAACCTTCCATATAGGTGGTACAGCAAGCCAAAGAATAGAACAGGCTGATATTAAAGCGAAAACTGAAGGTGTGA
This region includes:
- the rpoC gene encoding DNA-directed RNA polymerase subunit beta', which produces MDSIYDFFAKPTDPKRYEGVKIALASPETIREWSNGEITKPETINYRTFKPERDGLFCAKIFGPTKDYECNCGKYKRMKHRGVVCEKCGVEVIQSKVRRDRMAHIELVTSVSHIWFLKSLPSKIGNLLDITLKNLEKVLYFDCFVVLDPKDTGMKKMQLLSDEKYQEALDLYGDNSFEAGIGAESVKKLLEEINLEEIYSDLKEEVKLTKSVAKKQKIAKRMKIVDAFRSSGVNPAWMIMDVVPVLPPDLRPLVPLEGGRFATSDLNDLYRRVINRNNRLKRLVELNAPDIIVRNEKRMLQEAVDVLFDNGRHGRVVTGSNKRPLKSLSDTLKGKQGRFRQNLLGKRVDYSGRTVIVVGPQLRLHQCGLPKKMALELFKPFIYHHLEQKGIVSTVKSAKKMVEKETPEVWDTLEEVVNEYPVMLNRAPTLHRLGIQAFEPVLIEGKAIRLHPLVCTAFNADFDGDQMAVHLPLSIESHIEARVLMLSSNNILSPANGSPIIVPTQDIVLGLYYLTQSIPGDKGEGTLFSSPDEVRIAFDSGKVGMHASIKVRMRNGEKYDTTVGRILLWEVIPDNSVFSFNHIQTASEDKALQAVEKIKNGEISFLESADKISEGPLKKEGHFLGKFSLKDFENQFSFKGSEAIEIFIKDAGQIAGPYFDGDNYHLFEVKDREDGVPFELVNTQMNKKTIRELIDYTYRYTGTKNTVILADRLKDLGYEMGTIGGLSISINDMIIPESKWDIIKSSEDKVGEINRQYTEGLITQGEKYNKVVDIWAKTTDDIAEAMMKYMDKPPVIDPDSDDPDSGRMNAIFMMADSGARGSKDQMRQLAGMRGLMAKPSGEIIETPITANFREGLSVLQYFTSTHGARKGLADTALKTANSGYLTRRLADVAQDCMVTEDDCKTMLGIEVEPLTEGGEVIQELGERILGRVTSEDVLDPFTDEVIVPAGIELNELDVKEIDKAGVKKIKIRSVLTCQADDGVCASCYGRDLALGKTIEVGEAVGILAAQSIGEPGTQLTMRTFHIGGTASQRIEQADIKAKTEGVIKFEGISVVENAENEYVVMNRRGGEFAIMGESGRELERCRVIYGALLLIKDGQKVMPGDVMAVWDPFTTPIITEVSGTIKYEDIIPGKTVTEQIDPVTGKASRTISEHKTTEFRPRITLKDSSGKGVRLPDGNDYARYALPVGAVLLTEENDEVRSGDVIAKLPRATTKTKDITGGLPRVAELFEIRKPKDVAVLSEIDGYVTISRGTKGKHKIIVTPVDVGDKKEYLVTRSKQLNVYEGDYIRAGEPLCGGDVNPQDILNIKGEIELAKYLLNEVQEVYRLQGVKINDKHIEVIVRQMMRMIKVVDPGDTDFILDEQVERKAFEKANSMAVARGEMPAQGDPLILGITKASLSTESFISAASFQETTRVLTEASIAGKVDSLKGLKENVIMGRLIPAGTGRKEYWGINVKAV